One part of the Gemmatimonadaceae bacterium genome encodes these proteins:
- a CDS encoding HNH endonuclease, giving the protein MIVGCLALNASFEPLTMVPLKRALRLVIDGKAEIVEAEQDRMVRSERLTMPRPVVIRLTKFIHVPRRFRRQVTNTFLFARDHYKCQYCGRHVTELKPRESLTRDHLIPLSRGGTNEWTNVVAACSPCNTRKGNRMPEEIGMHPLTHPLEPHFVHLSWAVRKLTPIQARYIRTFYGDAVLHQLERLEHQVEHA; this is encoded by the coding sequence GTGATTGTCGGCTGCCTGGCGCTGAACGCTTCGTTCGAACCGCTCACCATGGTGCCCCTCAAGCGGGCCCTGCGCCTGGTGATCGACGGCAAGGCGGAGATCGTCGAAGCCGAGCAGGACCGCATGGTGCGCTCCGAACGGCTCACCATGCCGCGCCCGGTGGTCATCCGCCTCACCAAGTTCATCCACGTGCCGCGGCGCTTCCGGCGCCAGGTGACCAACACCTTCCTGTTCGCGCGCGACCACTACAAGTGCCAGTACTGCGGGCGCCACGTCACCGAACTCAAGCCCCGCGAATCGCTCACCCGCGACCACCTCATTCCGCTGTCGCGCGGCGGCACCAACGAGTGGACCAACGTCGTTGCCGCCTGCAGCCCCTGCAACACGCGCAAGGGAAACCGCATGCCCGAGGAGATCGGCATGCATCCGCTCACCCATCCGCTGGAGCCGCACTTCGTGCACCTGAGTTGGGCGGTGCGCAAGCTCACGCCGATCCAGGCGCGGTACATCCGCACCTTCTACGGCGACGCCGTGCTCCATCAGCTCGAACGACTCGAGCACCAGGTCGAGCACGCGTGA
- a CDS encoding branched-chain amino acid transaminase, with product MAQPKTGRTAKIWRDGQLVNWEDATIHVISHVVHYGSSLFEGMRCYETPTGGAVFRAREHMRRLLDSCKIYRMPVRFSVDELVQGCLDTIAANDLRECYFRPVVIRTGEQMGVLPGSAPVEVYMLAWEWGAYLGQDALEAGVDVRVSSWRRAAPDTFPTMAKAGGNYLNSQLAKMEAKADGYAEGIMLDSSGFVSEGSGENLFVVRDGVLYTAPVSAGILPGITRDTVMDIAADFGLEVREELMPREFLYIADELFFCGTAVEITPIRSVDRMPVGDGKRGPITAAIQKEYLGISHGTIEDRHGWLTPIPEPVGAGR from the coding sequence ATGGCGCAGCCGAAGACCGGTCGCACGGCCAAGATCTGGCGCGACGGTCAACTCGTGAACTGGGAGGACGCGACGATCCACGTGATCAGCCACGTCGTCCATTACGGCTCGAGCCTGTTCGAGGGGATGCGGTGCTACGAGACCCCCACCGGCGGCGCGGTGTTCCGGGCCCGCGAGCACATGCGGCGCCTGCTCGACTCCTGCAAGATCTACCGCATGCCGGTCCGATTCTCGGTGGACGAGCTCGTGCAGGGCTGCCTCGATACCATCGCCGCCAACGACCTCAGGGAGTGCTACTTCCGCCCGGTCGTCATCCGCACCGGCGAGCAGATGGGCGTGCTGCCCGGCTCGGCGCCGGTGGAGGTGTACATGCTCGCCTGGGAATGGGGCGCGTATCTGGGCCAGGATGCCCTCGAGGCCGGCGTGGACGTGCGCGTGTCGAGCTGGCGGCGCGCCGCCCCCGACACCTTCCCCACGATGGCCAAGGCCGGCGGCAACTACCTGAACTCGCAGCTCGCCAAGATGGAAGCCAAGGCGGACGGCTACGCCGAGGGCATCATGCTCGATTCGTCCGGGTTCGTGTCCGAGGGTAGCGGCGAGAATCTGTTCGTCGTGCGCGACGGCGTGCTGTACACGGCGCCGGTGAGCGCCGGCATCCTGCCGGGCATCACCCGCGACACCGTCATGGACATCGCCGCTGATTTCGGTCTCGAGGTGCGCGAGGAGCTCATGCCGCGCGAATTCCTGTACATCGCCGACGAACTGTTCTTCTGCGGCACGGCGGTGGAGATCACGCCTATTCGCAGCGTCGACCGCATGCCGGTGGGCGACGGAAAACGCGGCCCGATCACGGCGGCCATCCAGAAGGAATACCTCGGCATTTCCCACGGGACCATCGAGGACCGGCATGGATGGCTCACGCCGATTCCCGAACCGGTCGGGGCGGGTCGATGA
- a CDS encoding amidohydrolase family protein, with product MIRYHAAWVLPIATPAVRNGTVAVAHDRIAYVGPRAGAPPGEDVELGASVVMPGLINAHTHLELTAMRGFLEDLDFRSWILRLTTARRNVCTREMLLDSARLGLDEGLRAGITTYADTCESGVAFDAMLERGVRGIVYQEVFGPAPVACDEALAELKGRVDALRARQTSLVRVGVSPHAPYTVSDRLFSATTRYAIQADLPMAIHIAESEAEQRLVVDARGEFADALLKRGIRVEERARSPIQLLRGLRVLDAQPLLIHCVHADATDVHAIAASGSTVVHCPASNAKLGHGVAPLTEFLEAGIAVGLGSDSVASNNRMDILGEAWLATLQQRARVHRHDAVTAARALRLATIDGARALGMEREVGSLEAGKSADLAAFPLDEMAGPVHDVEGAVLFALHGTPARLVTVAGRVLVRNGALVDRDAGLPQRVQLTADRLQQWLAGRA from the coding sequence ATGATCCGCTACCATGCCGCCTGGGTGCTGCCCATCGCCACGCCCGCCGTCCGCAACGGGACGGTGGCCGTGGCCCACGACCGCATCGCCTACGTGGGACCGCGGGCCGGCGCGCCGCCCGGCGAGGACGTGGAACTCGGCGCCTCCGTGGTGATGCCGGGGCTGATCAATGCGCACACGCACCTCGAGCTCACCGCCATGCGCGGCTTTCTCGAGGATCTCGACTTCCGGTCGTGGATCCTGCGCCTGACCACGGCACGACGCAACGTCTGCACGCGCGAGATGCTGCTCGACTCGGCCCGCCTTGGCCTCGATGAGGGCCTCCGCGCCGGGATCACGACGTACGCCGATACCTGCGAATCGGGCGTGGCGTTCGACGCGATGCTGGAGCGGGGCGTGCGCGGCATCGTGTATCAGGAAGTGTTCGGGCCGGCGCCGGTGGCCTGCGATGAAGCGCTGGCCGAACTCAAAGGTCGGGTGGACGCGCTGCGCGCGCGGCAGACTTCGCTCGTCCGCGTGGGCGTCTCGCCCCACGCGCCGTACACGGTGAGCGACCGCCTGTTCTCGGCCACGACCCGGTACGCCATCCAGGCCGATCTGCCGATGGCGATCCACATCGCGGAGAGCGAGGCCGAGCAGCGCCTCGTCGTCGACGCGCGCGGCGAGTTCGCCGACGCGTTGCTCAAACGGGGCATCCGCGTCGAGGAGCGGGCGCGCAGTCCCATCCAACTGCTCCGCGGGCTCCGCGTGCTCGATGCCCAGCCACTGCTCATCCACTGCGTGCACGCCGACGCCACCGATGTGCATGCGATCGCCGCGTCGGGTTCCACGGTGGTCCACTGTCCGGCCTCGAACGCCAAGCTGGGCCACGGGGTGGCGCCGCTCACCGAGTTTCTGGAGGCCGGCATCGCCGTCGGGCTCGGGTCCGATTCCGTGGCCAGCAATAACCGGATGGATATTCTCGGCGAAGCGTGGCTGGCCACCCTGCAGCAACGGGCGCGCGTCCATCGGCACGACGCGGTCACGGCGGCGCGCGCGCTGCGGCTAGCCACCATCGACGGCGCGCGCGCGCTCGGGATGGAGCGCGAGGTGGGGTCGCTGGAGGCCGGCAAGTCCGCCGATCTCGCCGCGTTCCCGCTCGATGAGATGGCGGGCCCGGTGCACGACGTGGAGGGCGCCGTGCTGTTCGCGCTGCACGGCACGCCGGCCCGCCTGGTGACCGTGGCCGGACGCGTGCTCGTGCGGAACGGGGCGCTCGTGGACCGCGACGCCGGGCTCCCGCAGCGCGTGCAGCTCACCGCCGATCGCCTGCAGCAGTGGCTCGCCGGCCGGGCGTAG
- a CDS encoding PBP1A family penicillin-binding protein — translation MRLSLAGFRKRHPVLTRRVVVTGVFAVSFGASFAIASWTLVCSAGRCPSVGVLEAYTPRQTSKVYAADGRFITELGLERRTLIKLADIPPVVRDAFLATEDKRFYSHHGIDFIRMFGAGLRNLRSGGYAQGFSTITMQLARNVFPDRISREKSLIRKLKEAKVALAIERRYSKDHILELYLNQIYLGNGAHGVETASQRYFGKSARYLNLAEAATLAALPKAPSRYDPRRFPDRSVQRRNTIIELMRQDGLVSDADASLAKAYPLQLAGRSESGDVAPYFVEWVRQQLDARFGQRLYEQGLKIYTTLDLDLQSAAERAMETQLRAIEAGKYGPYHHPTFEHYLAQASEGDAKADASSPYLQGAFVALDPRTGAVLAMVGGRDFDDSKFNRATQALRQPGSTFKPIVYSDAIQNGLTPSYLVDDEPLSVPQVDGTDWTPQDFDLKFDGRMTLRKAFYESRNVPAIRIGMGLGEQNVIDEARKFGITTPIPPYPSINIGAADVYPIEMIAAYTTFATLGTRAAPFGITRVESADGKVLWTQGPQLTTILTPQEAWLMVDMMKDVVTKGSAAGSVGQYFTIPAGGKTGTTNDGADVWFIGYTSDLVAGIWLGFDKPAKIKANAQGGLLAAPAWTAFMTEVYRRKPAPPDWPRPGGIVTREIDFTTNMLRTPYCPSSDVMSEVYLSGTEPTRPCTVHTAHGVVLRPDTTPAVLIPRKPVTRDTTSPFYIPPKKKPGGGGMP, via the coding sequence GTGCGCCTCTCTCTGGCTGGATTCCGCAAGCGGCACCCCGTACTTACCCGCCGCGTCGTCGTCACGGGGGTGTTCGCGGTGTCCTTCGGCGCCAGCTTCGCGATCGCCAGTTGGACGCTGGTCTGCAGCGCCGGGCGCTGCCCGTCGGTGGGCGTGCTCGAGGCCTACACGCCGCGCCAGACGTCCAAGGTGTACGCCGCCGACGGACGGTTCATCACCGAGCTGGGCCTCGAACGCCGCACGCTGATCAAGCTCGCCGACATCCCGCCCGTGGTGCGCGACGCCTTCCTCGCCACCGAGGACAAGCGCTTCTACTCGCACCACGGCATCGATTTCATCCGCATGTTCGGGGCCGGACTGCGCAACCTGCGCAGCGGCGGTTACGCGCAGGGCTTCTCCACGATCACGATGCAGCTCGCCCGCAATGTGTTTCCCGACCGCATCTCGCGCGAGAAGTCGCTGATCCGGAAGCTCAAGGAAGCCAAGGTGGCCCTGGCCATCGAGCGGAGATACTCCAAGGACCACATCCTCGAGCTGTACCTCAACCAGATCTACCTGGGCAACGGCGCCCACGGCGTGGAGACGGCGTCGCAGCGCTACTTCGGCAAGTCGGCGCGCTACCTGAACCTGGCCGAAGCGGCCACGCTCGCCGCCCTCCCCAAAGCTCCCAGCCGCTACGATCCGCGCCGGTTCCCCGACCGCTCCGTGCAGCGCCGCAACACGATCATCGAGTTGATGCGCCAGGACGGCCTGGTGAGCGACGCCGACGCCAGCCTCGCCAAGGCCTACCCGCTGCAGCTCGCCGGCCGCTCCGAATCGGGCGACGTGGCCCCGTACTTCGTCGAGTGGGTGCGTCAGCAGCTCGACGCCCGGTTCGGGCAGCGCCTGTACGAACAGGGGCTCAAGATCTATACGACGCTCGATCTCGATCTCCAGTCGGCGGCCGAGCGGGCCATGGAAACGCAGCTGCGCGCGATCGAGGCGGGGAAGTACGGCCCGTACCACCACCCCACCTTCGAGCACTATCTGGCCCAGGCGAGCGAGGGCGACGCCAAGGCCGACGCCAGTTCGCCGTATCTGCAGGGCGCGTTCGTGGCCCTGGACCCGCGCACCGGCGCCGTGCTGGCCATGGTCGGCGGGCGCGACTTCGACGACTCGAAGTTCAACCGCGCCACGCAGGCCCTGCGGCAGCCCGGCTCCACGTTCAAGCCCATCGTGTACTCCGACGCCATCCAGAACGGGCTCACGCCGTCGTACCTCGTGGACGACGAGCCGCTGTCCGTGCCGCAGGTGGACGGTACCGATTGGACCCCGCAGGACTTCGATCTCAAGTTCGACGGCCGCATGACGCTGCGAAAGGCGTTCTACGAATCGCGCAACGTGCCGGCCATCCGCATCGGCATGGGGCTCGGCGAGCAGAACGTGATCGACGAGGCGCGGAAGTTCGGCATCACGACGCCCATCCCCCCGTATCCGTCCATCAACATCGGCGCCGCCGACGTGTACCCCATCGAGATGATCGCCGCGTACACCACGTTCGCCACCCTCGGCACGCGGGCCGCGCCGTTCGGGATCACCAGGGTGGAGAGCGCCGACGGCAAGGTGTTGTGGACGCAGGGTCCGCAGCTCACCACCATCCTCACGCCGCAGGAGGCGTGGCTGATGGTGGACATGATGAAGGACGTCGTGACCAAGGGGTCGGCGGCCGGCTCCGTGGGCCAGTATTTCACGATTCCCGCGGGCGGCAAGACGGGGACCACCAACGACGGCGCCGACGTCTGGTTCATCGGCTACACGTCGGATCTCGTGGCCGGGATCTGGCTCGGGTTCGACAAACCCGCCAAGATCAAGGCCAACGCGCAAGGGGGGCTCCTGGCCGCGCCGGCATGGACAGCCTTCATGACCGAGGTGTATCGTCGGAAGCCGGCTCCGCCCGACTGGCCCCGTCCCGGCGGCATCGTGACGCGTGAGATCGACTTCACCACCAATATGCTCCGTACCCCGTACTGCCCCTCCAGCGACGTGATGAGCGAGGTCTATCTCTCGGGCACCGAGCCCACGCGGCCGTGCACCGTGCACACCGCGCACGGCGTGGTGTTGCGGCCCGACACGACGCCGGCCGTACTGATTCCCAGAAAACCGGTCACGCGGGATACGACCAGTCCGTTCTACATTCCGCCCAAGAAGAAGCCGGGCGGCGGCGGGATGCCATGA
- the tyrS gene encoding tyrosine--tRNA ligase, with protein MSAHSLLDELRWRGLVYQHTDGLAEALGAGVVSGYAGFDPTAPSLHVGNLVPVMGLMHLQRQGHRPVVLVGGGTGLIGDPSGRTSERQLASPEVVAANTRAIRDQLARFMDFDGPRAAIMRDNADWLTTLGAIEFMRDVGKHFTINYMLQKESVKARLEGGISYTEFSYMLLQAYDFLELWRRDGVTLQVGGSDQWGNITAGIELIHRVEGTGAQGHALTLPLVTTASGAKFGKSEAGAVWLDPNLTSPYKFYQFWINTDDRDVSRYLRYFTLLSRDEITALDALVAEQPEQREAQRALAREMTRRLHGGPALQAAEEVSAFYFGGLEPAALSADALAQLRTDAPFVEVAESTVAGESAGQIDVLKLLTAAGIANSNGAARRLLEQGGVSVNKRKLGASDRYLDAAGVLLTGRHLIVGKGKREYALVRVAG; from the coding sequence ATGTCCGCCCATTCCCTGCTCGACGAGCTCCGCTGGCGCGGCCTCGTATACCAGCACACCGACGGCCTGGCCGAAGCGCTCGGCGCCGGCGTCGTATCGGGCTACGCGGGGTTCGACCCCACGGCGCCGAGCCTGCACGTGGGGAACCTCGTGCCGGTGATGGGGCTCATGCACCTCCAGCGCCAGGGCCACCGGCCGGTGGTGCTGGTGGGCGGCGGCACCGGCCTGATCGGCGATCCCAGCGGGCGGACCAGCGAGCGCCAGCTCGCGTCGCCCGAGGTGGTGGCGGCCAACACGCGCGCCATTCGCGACCAGCTGGCGCGGTTCATGGATTTCGACGGGCCGCGGGCCGCGATCATGCGCGACAACGCCGACTGGCTCACCACGCTCGGCGCCATCGAATTCATGCGCGACGTGGGCAAGCACTTCACCATCAACTACATGTTGCAGAAGGAATCGGTGAAGGCGCGGCTCGAGGGCGGGATCTCGTACACCGAGTTCTCGTACATGCTGTTGCAGGCGTACGATTTCCTGGAACTCTGGCGGCGCGACGGCGTCACGCTGCAGGTGGGCGGGAGCGACCAGTGGGGCAACATCACGGCCGGCATCGAGCTCATCCATCGCGTGGAGGGCACCGGCGCGCAGGGTCACGCGCTCACGCTGCCGCTGGTGACCACGGCGAGCGGGGCCAAGTTCGGCAAGAGCGAGGCCGGCGCGGTATGGCTCGATCCGAACCTCACCTCACCGTACAAGTTCTACCAGTTCTGGATCAACACCGACGATCGCGACGTGAGCAGGTACCTGCGCTACTTCACGCTGCTGTCGCGGGACGAGATCACGGCGCTGGACGCCCTCGTGGCCGAGCAGCCCGAGCAGCGGGAAGCGCAACGCGCCCTCGCTCGCGAGATGACGCGCCGCCTGCACGGCGGCCCCGCGCTCCAGGCCGCCGAGGAGGTGTCGGCGTTCTACTTCGGCGGGCTGGAGCCGGCGGCGCTGTCGGCCGATGCCCTGGCGCAGCTGCGCACCGACGCGCCGTTCGTCGAGGTGGCCGAATCGACCGTGGCCGGCGAGAGCGCCGGCCAGATCGACGTGCTCAAACTCCTCACGGCGGCCGGCATCGCCAACTCCAACGGGGCCGCGCGCCGGCTGCTGGAGCAGGGCGGCGTGTCGGTGAACAAGCGCAAGCTCGGCGCGTCCGACCGGTACCTCGACGCGGCCGGCGTGCTCCTCACCGGGCGGCACCTGATCGTGGGCAAGGGCAAGCGCGAGTACGCCCTGGTGCGCGTGGCCGGCTGA
- a CDS encoding aminotransferase class V-fold PLP-dependent enzyme, translating into MSYDVHALRAREFPWMDPASAVFLNSASTGPLPRRTVQAVGAFTDLRHMPHRMGDDLLFETLAASRQLVARLINARPTEIALAVNTSYGINLAAAGLPLGPGDVVVVPDGDFPANVYPWLELAPKRGATVRVIPMRDGLTDEAALLAALDDPQVKILAVSWVGFATGYRVDLVAMGRRCRERGVHLVVDAIQGLGPLPLDVRAVQPAILSCGAQKWLLSPWGAGFTYVREDLIPALDPPFVSWMAVKGSDDFRKLLDYDMTWRDDARRFEFITVPFQDFAGMNASLALLLELGPAAIETHVRALADRVVDWARARDDMRLVTPADAGKRAGIVCVAPPDPEATSQRLRDAGVAHSQREGAMRLAIHCFNTDDDITRALEVIGAR; encoded by the coding sequence ATGAGCTACGACGTCCATGCGCTGCGCGCGCGCGAATTCCCCTGGATGGATCCCGCCAGCGCTGTGTTTCTCAACAGCGCGTCCACCGGGCCGCTGCCGCGGCGCACGGTCCAAGCGGTGGGCGCGTTCACCGACCTCCGCCACATGCCGCACCGGATGGGCGACGATCTGCTCTTCGAGACGCTGGCCGCGTCCCGGCAGCTCGTGGCCCGGTTGATCAACGCGCGCCCCACCGAGATCGCGCTCGCGGTGAACACCAGCTACGGCATCAACCTGGCCGCGGCGGGGCTGCCGCTGGGGCCGGGCGACGTGGTCGTCGTGCCCGACGGCGACTTTCCCGCGAACGTCTATCCGTGGCTCGAACTCGCCCCCAAGCGCGGCGCCACGGTGCGCGTGATCCCGATGCGCGACGGCCTCACCGACGAGGCGGCGCTGCTCGCCGCGCTCGACGATCCGCAGGTGAAGATCCTCGCCGTCTCGTGGGTGGGATTCGCCACCGGCTACCGGGTGGATCTCGTGGCCATGGGACGCCGCTGCCGCGAGCGCGGCGTGCACCTGGTGGTGGATGCCATCCAGGGACTGGGCCCCCTGCCGCTCGATGTGCGCGCCGTGCAGCCGGCGATCCTCAGCTGCGGCGCGCAGAAGTGGCTCCTCTCGCCGTGGGGCGCCGGATTCACGTACGTGCGCGAGGATCTGATTCCCGCGCTGGATCCGCCGTTCGTGAGTTGGATGGCCGTGAAGGGATCGGACGATTTCCGGAAGCTGCTGGACTACGACATGACCTGGCGCGACGACGCCCGGCGCTTCGAATTCATCACCGTGCCGTTCCAGGATTTCGCGGGCATGAACGCCAGTCTGGCGCTGCTCCTCGAACTCGGACCGGCGGCCATCGAGACCCACGTGCGCGCGCTCGCCGACCGCGTGGTGGACTGGGCTCGCGCGCGCGACGACATGCGGCTGGTCACGCCGGCCGACGCCGGCAAGCGCGCCGGGATCGTCTGCGTCGCGCCCCCCGATCCGGAGGCCACCAGCCAGCGCCTCCGCGACGCCGGCGTCGCCCACTCGCAGCGCGAAGGCGCGATGCGGCTGGCCATCCATTGCTTCAACACCGACGACGACATCACCCGCGCGCTCGAGGTGATCGGCGCGCGCTGA
- a CDS encoding ABC transporter permease — translation MSARPREILRRDARAWFAGSVIVAMGFVAVAAPLVARHSPVAIDLRAQLLPPSATHWLGTDVQGRDVWARLVYGARISLSVGVFSQAIALTVGLALGLAAGYYGRWLDELVMRLADVTLAFPTLLLLIALVAALQPSLTVVFLTIGFVGWAAMARLVRGQVLVVRELEFVQASRALGARDRRVILRHVLPSVVAPVVIAATLGIAGAIMAESSLSFLGLGVQPPTPSWGAMIADARDLAQLQSAPWTSVAPGLAIGLTVLAFNLLGDALRDALDPRGANRASAVPEVPPS, via the coding sequence GTGAGCGCGCGTCCGCGCGAGATCCTGCGCCGCGACGCCCGCGCCTGGTTCGCCGGGAGCGTGATCGTGGCGATGGGGTTCGTGGCCGTGGCCGCGCCGCTCGTCGCCCGGCACAGTCCGGTGGCCATCGACCTGCGCGCCCAGCTGCTGCCGCCCAGCGCCACCCATTGGCTGGGCACCGACGTGCAGGGACGCGATGTGTGGGCGCGGCTGGTCTACGGCGCGCGGATCTCGCTCTCGGTGGGCGTCTTCTCGCAGGCCATCGCCCTCACCGTGGGCCTCGCGCTCGGGCTGGCCGCGGGATACTACGGCCGGTGGCTCGACGAACTCGTGATGCGGTTGGCCGACGTGACGCTGGCCTTTCCCACGCTCCTGCTGCTGATCGCCCTCGTCGCCGCGCTGCAACCGTCGCTCACGGTCGTGTTTCTCACCATCGGATTCGTGGGGTGGGCGGCGATGGCGCGGCTGGTGCGCGGCCAGGTCCTCGTGGTGCGCGAGTTGGAGTTCGTCCAGGCGTCGCGCGCCCTGGGCGCGCGCGACCGGCGCGTGATCCTCCGGCACGTCCTGCCGAGCGTGGTGGCGCCCGTGGTGATCGCCGCCACGCTGGGCATCGCCGGCGCGATCATGGCCGAGTCGTCGCTGTCGTTTCTGGGGCTGGGCGTGCAGCCACCCACGCCCAGCTGGGGCGCGATGATCGCCGATGCGCGCGACCTGGCGCAGTTGCAGAGCGCGCCGTGGACCTCGGTGGCTCCCGGCCTGGCCATTGGCCTCACCGTCCTGGCCTTCAACCTGTTGGGCGACGCATTGCGCGACGCCCTCGATCCCCGCGGCGCCAACCGGGCGTCCGCCGTTCCCGAGGTTCCACCGTCATGA
- a CDS encoding lysophospholipid acyltransferase family protein, whose protein sequence is MSDAAVHRITLSHRAEYAALRGAVGALDALGFRRASAVGARLGALAYAPLGIRRGVVERQLRAAFPDWTADRVHDVARASYESLGRTFIETAVLPSYSRQDVIDLFERVDNWEVVERARALGRGLIVLTGHLGNWELGGSYLAARGIPLDAVARGMQNPLFDGYLTRTRERIGMTVVHDADAVRQVPRSLRGGRAVAFLFDQGAAGLASTWVPFFGRLAKTPRGPAVFALRLDAPMVFGAALRQPSGRFAISFEPVETVRTGDREADVDAIVGAYTNVLERWVRRAPEQYFWHHRRWKHQRPGTPAELGDPS, encoded by the coding sequence ATGAGCGACGCGGCAGTCCACCGCATCACCCTGTCGCACCGCGCCGAGTACGCCGCCCTGCGCGGCGCCGTGGGCGCGCTCGACGCCCTGGGGTTCCGCCGCGCCAGCGCCGTGGGCGCCCGCCTCGGCGCGCTGGCCTACGCCCCGCTCGGCATTCGCCGCGGCGTGGTCGAGCGCCAACTGCGCGCCGCGTTCCCCGACTGGACGGCCGACCGCGTCCACGACGTGGCGCGCGCCAGCTACGAGAGCCTGGGGCGCACGTTCATCGAGACCGCCGTGCTCCCGTCCTACTCGCGCCAGGACGTGATCGACCTCTTCGAACGCGTGGACAACTGGGAGGTGGTCGAGCGCGCCCGCGCGCTGGGCCGCGGACTGATCGTGCTCACCGGCCACCTGGGCAACTGGGAGTTGGGGGGCTCGTACCTGGCGGCCCGCGGCATCCCGCTCGACGCCGTGGCCCGCGGCATGCAGAATCCGCTGTTCGACGGGTACCTCACGCGCACCCGCGAGCGCATCGGGATGACGGTGGTCCACGACGCCGACGCGGTGCGTCAGGTGCCGCGCTCCCTGCGCGGCGGACGCGCCGTGGCCTTCCTGTTCGATCAGGGCGCGGCGGGCCTCGCCTCCACCTGGGTGCCGTTCTTCGGCCGCCTGGCCAAGACACCGCGCGGGCCGGCGGTGTTCGCGCTGCGCCTCGACGCCCCGATGGTGTTCGGCGCCGCGCTCCGGCAGCCGAGCGGACGGTTCGCGATCAGCTTCGAGCCCGTGGAGACGGTGCGCACGGGAGACCGCGAGGCCGACGTGGACGCGATCGTCGGCGCCTACACGAACGTGTTGGAACGCTGGGTGCGTCGCGCCCCCGAGCAGTACTTCTGGCACCACCGCCGCTGGAAGCATCAGCGGCCCGGCACGCCCGCCGAACTGGGCGATCCGTCGTGA